From the genome of Desmodus rotundus isolate HL8 chromosome 2, HLdesRot8A.1, whole genome shotgun sequence, one region includes:
- the LOC112304580 gene encoding eukaryotic translation initiation factor 1A, X-chromosomal-like isoform X2 gives MPKNKGKGGKNRRRGKNENESEKRELVFREDGQEYAQVIKMLGNGRLEAMCFDGVKRLCHIRGKLRKKENKADVILKYNADEARSLKAYGELPEHAKINEADAFGPGDDDEIQFDDIGDDDEDIDNI, from the exons ATGCCCAAGAATAAAGGTAAAGGAGGCAAAAACCGGCGTAGGGGGAAGAATGAGAACGAATCTGAAAAAAGGGAACTGGTCTTCAGAGAGGACGGACAAGAGTACGCTCAGGTCATCAAAATGTTGGGGAATGGACGCCTGGAAGCGATGTGCTTCGATGGTGTGAAGCGCTTATGTCACATCAGAGGCAAGTTGAGAAAGAAG GAGAACAAAGCCGACGTGATCCTGAAGTACAACGCCGACGAGGCCAGGAGCCTGAAGGCCTACGGCGAGCTGCCCGAGCACGCTAAGATCAATGAAGCAGACGCGTTCGGCCCTGGGGATGACGACGAAATCCAGTTCGATGATATTGGCGACGATGACGAGGACATTGACAACATCTAA
- the LOC112304580 gene encoding eukaryotic translation initiation factor 1A, X-chromosomal-like isoform X1: protein MPKNKGKGGKNRRRGKNENESEKRELVFREDGQEYAQVIKMLGNGRLEAMCFDGVKRLCHIRGKLRKKAWINTSDIILVGLRDYQENKADVILKYNADEARSLKAYGELPEHAKINEADAFGPGDDDEIQFDDIGDDDEDIDNI, encoded by the coding sequence ATGCCCAAGAATAAAGGTAAAGGAGGCAAAAACCGGCGTAGGGGGAAGAATGAGAACGAATCTGAAAAAAGGGAACTGGTCTTCAGAGAGGACGGACAAGAGTACGCTCAGGTCATCAAAATGTTGGGGAATGGACGCCTGGAAGCGATGTGCTTCGATGGTGTGAAGCGCTTATGTCACATCAGAGGCAAGTTGAGAAAGAAGGCTTGGATAAACACCTCGGACATTATTCTGGTGGGCCTGCGGGACTACCAGGAGAACAAAGCCGACGTGATCCTGAAGTACAACGCCGACGAGGCCAGGAGCCTGAAGGCCTACGGCGAGCTGCCCGAGCACGCTAAGATCAATGAAGCAGACGCGTTCGGCCCTGGGGATGACGACGAAATCCAGTTCGATGATATTGGCGACGATGACGAGGACATTGACAACATCTAA